GCCCGTCCCCACCAGCGCCAGATCCAGCACCACCAGCGCCGAGACGCCGGCCTCGGCCGCGCGCGCGCCGAGCTCGAGGCCCACCGCGTCCTGGGTGGAGATGCGATGGGTGCGGCGCTGCACCGGCTTGCCGTCGAGCAGGTCCAGGCTGAAGACCACCCGCTGCCCGCCCACCGCCTTGACGATGGCCTTGAGGTCGCGGAAGCCCTTGAGCGTCTCGAGCCCCACCACGATCGTCGAGGCCCCCGCCGCGAGCAGCGTTTCCGCCGCCCGGGGGGTGGCCACCCCGCCATCCACCAGCAGCCCCTCGCCGAAGCCATGCTCCGGGTCCGCGAGGGCACGGATCACCTTGTACTGCGGGGTCCACCCCTCGATGGCGTCGAGGTCGGCCACGTAGCAGCGCCACGCGCCCAGCATGGTGTGGTAGGCGCGCGCCAAGGCCACGGCGTCGCCGGCGCGCCCCGGAAGGAGCGCGGACTGGACCGGCCGGTAGGTCTTGCGCTGGCCCGCGCGGGCGTGGACAGCCTGGCCTCGGAGGAGGTCGAGGACGGGGATCAACTCCATCGTGGCAAGAAGTTACCCCGGGAAGGGGAGCGGGGCGAGCAGGCGGCCTTGTCCCGGCCGCCGGGGCGGGCGAGATATCCGGACATGCCGACCGACGCGACGGGGCCCGGATGCTGACGGTGGTGAAGGTGGGCGGCGGCCTGCTGGCCACCCCCGCCCTGCTGCCGCGGGTG
The Gemmatimonadota bacterium DNA segment above includes these coding regions:
- a CDS encoding hisA/hisF family protein, yielding MIPVLDLLRGQAVHARAGQRKTYRPVQSALLPGRAGDAVALARAYHTMLGAWRCYVADLDAIEGWTPQYKVIRALADPEHGFGEGLLVDGGVATPRAAETLLAAGASTIVVGLETLKGFRDLKAIVKAVGGQRVVFSLDLLDGKPVQRRTHRISTQDAVGLELGARAAEAGVSALVVLDLALVGTGSGPKNLDLLEGLKRLVGLPVYAGGGVRSTDDLKVLEESGCDGALVGSAIHTGAIAPPA